One window from the genome of Nicotiana sylvestris chromosome 9, ASM39365v2, whole genome shotgun sequence encodes:
- the LOC138878719 gene encoding uncharacterized protein: MVIAPIVSLPAQPARGRGQEARGGARPKAESSDIVIIGIVPVCHKDASVLFDLGSVYSYVSFYFASYLVVSHDSLNAPIYVSTPVGDSIIVDRVYHSCVLTIGSLETSVDLLLLDMVDFDVILGMNWLSSDHVILDYQAKMVTLAFPGLPRLEWRGLLAILPVGLSLM; encoded by the exons atggtcaTAGCACCGATTGTTTCGctgcccgctcagccagctagaggtaggggtcaggaagctagaggtggag CTAGGCCTAAGGCTGAGTCATCTGACATtgttatcataggtattgttccagtttgccataaagatgcttcagttctatttgatctgggctctgtATATTCCTACGTGTCAttctattttgcttcatatctggttgtgtctcatgattctttgaatgctcctatatatgtgtccacacctgtgggagattctattattgttgatCGTGTCTATCATTCGTGTGTGCTTACCATTGGGAGTCtcgagactagtgtagatctcctacttctcgatatggttgattttgatgtcatcttgGGTATGAATTGGTTGTCATCTGATCATGTTATATTAGATTATCAGGCCAAGATGGTGACCTTAGCCTTTccagggttgcctcgattagagtggaggggaCTCCTAgccattctaccagtagggttatctctgatgtga